CCGCTCAAATCGAGCGACGCGCTCGAGGCGGCGCACCGGCATCTGCGCTCGCACGTCCCGACGCTCGACGACGACCGGCATTTCCACCCCGACATGGAAGCCGCGACGGCATTGATCCGTTCGGGCAGCCTCGTCGCCGCGGTGCCGGCCAGCCTGCCGGGCGTCGGCTGATGGACTGGCTGCGCGTCCATCGCGGCGACGCGCCGCTCGTCATCGCCTTTCCGCACGGCGGCACCGAGCTTGCGGGGCTCGACGAGCGGTTCGTGTCGCCCTGGCATGCGCAGATCGACACCGACTGGTGGATCACCGACCTTTACGCCTTCGCCGCCGACATGGGCGCGACCCTGGTGGCGACCGACATTTCGCGCAGCGTGATCGACATGAACCGCGACCCGTCGGGCGCCTCGCTCTATCCGGGGCAGGCGACAACCGAATTGTGTCCGACCACGACTTTCGACGGCGAGCCGCTTTACCGTTTCGACCTGCCCGACGAGGCGGAGATCATGCAGCGGCTCAACCTCTATCACCGCCCCTATCACGAGGCGCTGACCGCCGAGCTCGACCGGCTGCGGGCGGCCCATGGCAAAGTCGTCCTTTACGACGCCCATTCGATCCGCAGCCACGTCCCGCGCCTGTTCGACGGCGAACTGCCGCAGTTCAACATCGGCACCAACGGGGGCGCCACCTGCGCGCCCGAACTCGAAACCATCGCCGCGAACATCTGTGCGGCGAGCGGCCACAGCCATGTCGTCAACGGCCGCTTCAAGGGCGGCTGGACGACGCGCCACTATGGCCATCCCGACGAGGGAACCCATGCGATCCAGATGGAGCTGGCCCAGCGCGGCTATATGGCCGAGCCCGCCGCGATCACCCACGCCAACTGGCCCACCCCCCTCGACCCCAACCCGACGATCCGGCCCGTGCTGGAGCAGGTGATCGCCGCCACGCTCGACTTTGCGAAAGGACGACCATGACCCGCCTCGATAACAGCCGCGTGATCCGCCCGGCGACCGGCCCGGAGATCAGCGCGAAAAGCTGGCTTACCGAAGCCCCGATGCGGATGCTGATGAACAACCTCCATCCCGACGTCGCCGAAGCGCCGCACGAGCTGGTCGTCTATGGCGGCATCGGTCGCGCCGCGCGCGACTGGGAAAGCTATGACCGGATCGTCGAGACGCTCAGACGGCTCGAAGGCGACGAGACATTGCTCATCCAGTCGGGCAAGCCCGTGGGCGTATTCCGCACCCACGCGGACGCGCCGCGCGTGCTGCTCGCCAATTCGAACCTCGTCCCCCAATGGGCGAATTGGGAGCATTTTCACGAGCTCGATAAAAAGGGCCTGATGATGTACGGGCAGATGACCGCGGGCAGCTGGATCTATATCGGCAGCCAGGGCATCGTGCAGGGAACCTACGAAACCTTCGTCGAAATGGGCCGCCAGCATTATGGCGGCGACCTTTCGGGTCGCTGGCTGCTGACCGCAGGACTCGGCGGCATGGGCGGCGCGCAGCCGCTCGCGGCGGTGATGGCGGGCGCGAGCTGTCTCGCGATCGAATGCCAGCCGAGCCGCATCGAGATGCGCCTGCGCACCGGCTATCTCGACAGGCAGGCGGCGAGCATCGACGAGGCGCTGGCGATGATCGAAGCGAGCCACGCCGAGGACAAGCCGGTCTCGGTCGGCCTGCTCGGCAACGCCGCCGAAATCCTGCCGGAGATCGTCCGTCGCGGCATCCGCCCCGACCTCCTGACCGACCAGACCTCCGCGCACGATCCGGTGAATGGCTACCTCCCCGCGGGCTGGAGCCTCGACCAATGGTTTGCGAAGCGCGAGAGCGATCCGTCCGCAGTCGCGAAAGCGGCA
This DNA window, taken from Sphingopyxis alaskensis RB2256, encodes the following:
- the hutG gene encoding N-formylglutamate deformylase; the encoded protein is MDWLRVHRGDAPLVIAFPHGGTELAGLDERFVSPWHAQIDTDWWITDLYAFAADMGATLVATDISRSVIDMNRDPSGASLYPGQATTELCPTTTFDGEPLYRFDLPDEAEIMQRLNLYHRPYHEALTAELDRLRAAHGKVVLYDAHSIRSHVPRLFDGELPQFNIGTNGGATCAPELETIAANICAASGHSHVVNGRFKGGWTTRHYGHPDEGTHAIQMELAQRGYMAEPAAITHANWPTPLDPNPTIRPVLEQVIAATLDFAKGRP
- the hutU gene encoding urocanate hydratase; translated protein: MTRLDNSRVIRPATGPEISAKSWLTEAPMRMLMNNLHPDVAEAPHELVVYGGIGRAARDWESYDRIVETLRRLEGDETLLIQSGKPVGVFRTHADAPRVLLANSNLVPQWANWEHFHELDKKGLMMYGQMTAGSWIYIGSQGIVQGTYETFVEMGRQHYGGDLSGRWLLTAGLGGMGGAQPLAAVMAGASCLAIECQPSRIEMRLRTGYLDRQAASIDEALAMIEASHAEDKPVSVGLLGNAAEILPEIVRRGIRPDLLTDQTSAHDPVNGYLPAGWSLDQWFAKRESDPSAVAKAAKASMAVHVRAMLDLHAAGVPTTDYGNNIRQMAKDEGVENAFDFPGFVPAYVRPLFCRGIGPFRWVALSGDPEDIYRTDARVKQLLPDNTHLHNWLDMARERIQFQGLPARICWVGLGDRHRLGLAFNEMVASGELKAPIVIGRDHLDSGSVASPNRETEAMRDGSDAVSDWPLLNALLNTASGATWVSLHHGGGVGMGYSQHSGMVIVADGTPEAAKRLERVLWNDPGTGVMRHADAGYDIAIDCAREKGLDLPSI